CTAAAAATAGTATTATATCCTTATAAAGAGATACGAAAAACCAAAAGTAATAGGGTAAACATGCAGAAATAGGTATACTTAGTGTACCTATTTTTGTTTTTTACTTACTTGTCTTTTTAGTAGCCACTATTCTATAATTGGTATACAAACGCGTTTTTATGAATGGAATCCTTAAGGAGTGAAAGTGTAATGTCTTTAACAGCAGGAATCGTAGGACTTCCGAACGTGGGGAAATCCACGCTTTTCAATGCAATCACACAAGCTGGAGCTGAAGCAGCGAACTACCCGTTTGCAACGATCGATCCGAATGTGGGAATTGTAGAAGTACCTGACGAACGCTTAAATAAATTAACAGAGTTAGTAAAACCGAAGAAAACCGTACCAACCGCATTTGAGTTTACGGATATTGCTGGAATTGTAAAAGGAGCAAGCAAAGGAGAAGGTTTGGGAAACCAGTTTCTTTCCCACATTCGCCAGGTGGATGCAATTTGTCAAGTTGTCCGTTGCTTTGTCGATGATAACATTACCCATGTATCAGGAAAGGTTGATCCAATTGATGATATTGAAATCATTAACCTGGAATTGATTCTTGCTGACTTGGAAACGGTAAACAAACGTTTCCAGCGTGTTGAGAAACTCGCAAGACAGAAGGATAAGGAAGCAGTTATCGAACATGAGATTCTTGTAACCTTAAAAGAGGGTCTGGAAGCAGAAAGACCTGTTAGAGCGTTAGAATTTACAGATGAACAGTGGAAGATTGTAAAAGGGCTGCATTTGCTAACAAGCAAGCCAATTCTATATGTAGCGAATGTAAGTGAAGATGAGGTTGGAGATGCCGATTCGAATGAAAATGTGCAAAAGGTAAGAGATTATGCTGCTAAGGAAAATGCAGAGGTAATTGTTATTTGTGCAAAAATTGAAGAGGAAATTTCCGAGCTTGACCCTGAAGAAAAGGATATGTTCCTAGAAGATTTAGGAATTGAGGAATCTGGTTTAGATAAGCTGATTAAAGCTTCTTACAGCTTATTAGGCTTAGCAACTTATTTTACTGCTGGTGAGCAAGAAGTCCGTGCATGGACATTCCGCAAAGGAATTAAAGCGCCACAGGCAGCTGGTATTATTCATACAGACTTTGAAAGAGGCTTCATTCGTGCAGAAACTGTTTCTTATTCAGACCTTGTCGAAGCTGGTTCGATGGGACATGCACGTGAAAAAGGGAAGGTCCGTTTGGAAGGGAAAGAATATATTGTTCAAGATGGCGATGTTATTCACTTCCGCTTTAATGTTTAATAACAAAAACGGAAGCGTCAGGTTAGCGATGTACGGACTGCGCCCCGAACTTTGGGGTGGTTCGAACTGTCGAACATTCTTACGAAGGTGAGGGGAGTCTCGCCAGTCGCCGGAGCTGGGCGCAATCATTGGTTTAAAAAAACGTACAATTAGGTGTCTCTCGAATACTTGTCAAACGAAACAGGATTTGGTATAATACGTTATTGTGAGTAATTAGATTATGATTATTCCTTGCTCTTATTATATTAAACAAATTGCGTTTAAGATAGATAGGGGCCGCTAAGACCAAAAGGAGGTGTAACGGATGAGAAAATACGAAATCATGTATATCATCCGCCCAGACATGGAAGAAGATGCTCAAACAGCATTGATTGAGCGTTTCAACAAAATTCTAACAGATAATGGCGCGGAGATCGCAAAAGTGGATGAAAAAGGCAAGAAACGCCTTGCTTATGAAATCCAAGACTACCGTGATGGATACTATGTTATTATTAACTTCAGCAGTGGCGAAGAAGCTGTTAATGAGTTTGACCGTCTAGCTAAGTTCTCTGATGACATTATTCGTCATATTGCAATTCGAGATGAACAATAATAAGGAGTGGTTCTGATGTTAAATCGTGTCGTACTAGTAGGCAGGTTAACGAGGGATCCTGATTTACGTTATACACCAAATGGCGTGGCAGTAGCCAACTTTACGATCGCGGTTAATCGTCCCTTTTCTAACCAGCAAGGAAATAGAGAAGCAGACTTCATTAACTGTGTTGTTTGGCGCAGACCAGCGGAAAACCTGGCAAACTTCATGAAAAAAGGTAGTATGATCGGTGTCGATGGTAGAGTACAAACCCGTACATTTGAAGGACAAGATGGAAAAACTGTATATGTGACTGAAATTGTTGCAGACAGTGTACAGTTTTTGGAATCAAAAGGTGCTTCTTCTGGCGGACAGGATTCGCAAGGTTACCAGCAAAATAGAAATCAGAACCAATTTCAAAATCAAAATCAATATCAACCAAATCAAAATCAGTTTCAACCAAATAATAACCAACCACAAGACGATCCATTTAAGAATAATGGAGAGCCTATCGATATATCAGATGATGATTTACCGTTTTAAATAAACGGCTACAGTGAATTTAAAAAGGAGGGGTATCAATGGCAGCTCGTCGCGGACGTGCAAAGCGTCGTAAAGTGTGTTATTTCACAGCAAACGGAATTACACACATCGATTACAAAGATGTAGATTTGCTAAGACGTTTCATTTCTGAACGTGGGAAAATTCTTCCTCGTCGTGTAACTGGAACTTCTGCAAAATACCAACGTAAACTTACTATTGCAATCAAACGTGCTCGTATAATGGCATTACTACCATATGTAGCTGAGTAATTATAAAGAACCTCAAAACCAGGATGCAAATCCGATTTTGAGGTTCTTTTATTTTCTCCTTTTTGGATAAATAGAAATCATTTTGAATAATAGTCCAACCGAAAAGATAAATGTGAGCAGGAGATAAGCATCACTGACAGGTATAATAAATGCAATGATAAGGTATAAAATAAACGGAATTGTTGTTGTAAATGCAACCATTTTCCAAAGGATGGAATAGCGTAGTTTACGCTCCATAAAGTGGGCAATCCCTCTGCCAATATAAGCCACAAATGAGATGGCAATGAAGACGAGGACTGTTAATGGCAAATAATAAAACATAAAAAAGTAAATGAGCTTAAAAATAACATTTAAATCTGCACCCAGCCCGCTCGTTGCAGTAAGCTGTTTGATCAATGCGGGAATGGAGACGAGGCCAAGCAGGAAAAACATATAAATAACAGCGATATCCATGCCAATTCGATTAAGCCGAAACATTGCTTCTTTCTTAGGCAGTTTTATACTATTGAAAAAAACGTGCAAAAAGATCATGATTTTCATCCTTAACTATGTATGCTTGAGGGTCAGCTGCTATAAACTAAGAACAGCTTTATCCTTATATATTATTATAGTGGAAAACAGCTGGAAATGCGCTTATAGTGTTGAAGAAAACATGACATTTGTAAATGGAGGACAGATGCTGTGAAAGAAATGATGCCGAATTTTGTGTTTCCTTTGCGAGGAATCGTTTCAGCGTAATCCGACAACTATTTTAATACGAAACATGTTATGATAGTAGAATAGTTAATCTAGATTAGATGAGGTGCAATAGATGAATCAATCGCGAAAATTAACAGATGGAGCATTATTATTAGTGATATACGTGATGCTTCTGTTAATTACCATATTCGTTCCGATATTAACGATGATTGGGATGTTTTTATTACCAATACCATTTATTTTATATACAGCCAGACATGGGGGAAAGCCTTCTTGGTTAATGTTTATTGCCTCCTTGCTTCTAACGGCTTTAATTGCCACTTTAGCTTTCTTGCCAATGACGTTTTTAGCAGGTCTTGGAGGAATCGCAATTGGGACTGGAATTCGTAAAGAAGTATCGGCCTATGAAACATGGGCGAGGGGCACATTAGGGTTTATTATTGGTTTATTGTTTGTTTTTGTTTTTAGCCAAGTTTTCTTTTCAGTTAATTTGGTAGATGAATTGAAAGTTATTATTACAGATTCCATGGAAATTAGCAAATCCATCATGGAACAATTTGGAACTGGTGGACAAACAGAACAGATAGAAGAAATGTTGTTGCTGCAAATCGACATGCTGATTGAGTTGCTGCCTGTAGGTCTTGCATTAACTGCAATTGTATTAGCGTTCCTCAGTCAATGGATTAGCTATAAATTTATCAATCGACTGGAGAATAAGCAACTTCGATTCCCGCCTTTCCGTAACTTAAGATTTCCGACATCTATACTCTGGATTTATTTCTTTGCATTATTCATTTCGTTTTTCAATTTGAATCCAGCGGGTATATACTATACAGCTGTACATAATTTATTGGCGCTAACAGGACTTTTAATGGCAGTGCAAGGATTTTCACTAATCTTCCTCTATACGCATCATAAAAAAATAACAAAAGCTGTGCCAATTTTTATTGTGGTTCTTACGTTACTTTTTCCAGCATTTCTACTTTATTTCGTAAGAATCTTAGGTATAATTGATATAGGATTTAGGTTAAGGGATCGCCTGACAAGCAAAAAATAAGGTTGCACCCGAGTAATAGGAGCTGAACGCAATGCCGAATCTACAAAATAAGCCAGTATTAAGCAGGCATGTATGGGTAATTTATGTGCTATCCCTCCTTCTGCTTGGTGTCATTTGGTATTTCCAGTGGATGCTGGGGCTCATTTTGACTGTTGTATTAGCCGCTTCCTTTTATTATAGTGTCAGGACGGAGAGAGCAATTGTTAATGAGACTGAGAAATATATTTCTACCATGTCACACCGGATCAAGAAGGTTGGGGAAGAAGCTTTATTAGAGATGCCATTAGGTATTATTTTGTATAATGAAGATTATCAGATTGAATGGGCTAATCCCTATATGAATCAATTCAGTGATGAAGAAGAAGAATCCCTTGTAGGTGATTCACTAAATAAACTTTCGGAAGATATTATTCCGATGATTAAAGAGAACAAAGAGAGTCTTTGGCTCGAATTGGGTGGCTATAAGTTTCACACAATCATAAAAAAAGAAGAACGATTGCTTTACTTGCTTGATCGAACAGATCAGAGGCAATTACAGAAGCTTTACCATAATGATCAAACAGTGCTTGCCATTATCTTCTTAGACAATTATGAAGAAATTACGCAGAATATGGACGATACAGCTAAGAGCCAATTAAACTCAGAGGTTACAACCGTTTTGAATAATTGGTCGAATCGTTATGGACTATACTTAAAACGGACATCCCAGGAGCGATTTTTGGCTGTCGGCACAAAGGAAATTTTACAGCAGCTGGAGAAAATTAAATTCGATATTTTGGATGAGGTTCGTGAAATGAACGGCGTTGAAAATAATCCGGTTACGCTGAGTATCGGTGTTGGTGTCGGGAATATTTCACTGCCAGAGTTAGGCGAGCTTGCCCAATCCAGTCTTGATCTCGCATTGGGACGTGGCGGTGACCAGGTTGCGATTAAAGAAGATCAGGGGAAGGTAAGGTTTTACGGTGGTAAAACAAATCCAATGGAGAAACGAACCCGTGTAAGGGCACGTGTTATCTCTCACGCATTAAAAGAGCTTGTCAAGGCAAGTGATAATGTCATTATCATGGGACATAAATCACCAGATATGGATTCCCTTGGAGCAGCTATTGGTGTCCTGAATATCGCGAAAACAAACAATGTAGAAGGGCATATTGTATTTGATCCAGATGATGTGGATACTGGCGTTTATCGTCTCGTTGACGCGATTAAGGCAGATGAGGAATTATGGAAGTATTTTATCGACCCAGATCGAGCAGAGGAGATTATTACAAATAGAAGCCTGCTTGTTATCGTTGATACCAATAAACCATCGATGGTGGCCGATGAAAGCCTGCTTCATAAAACAGAGTACAGGGTCGTTATCGATCATCATCGCAGAGGCGAGGACTTTATTGATAACCCTACATTAGTATATATGGAACCATACGCCTCCTCGACCGCAGAGCTGGTAACAGAGTTATTGGAATATCAGCCAAAAGGCACGAAATTAAGGATGCTGGAAGCTACAGCATTGCTTGCAGGGATAATTGTCGATACGAAAAGCTTTACATTACGTACCGGCTCGCGGACGTTTGATGCAGCATCCTACCTGCGTTCTGTAGGTGCCGATACCGTTTTAGTACAGCAATTCTTAAAAGAAGATTTAGACCTTTATATAAAACGCAGTAAAATAATTGAACGTGCAAAAATCTACCGTGATCATATTGCGATTGCTAAGGCCGAATCCGGTACGTCTTATAGTCCTGTAATGATTGCTCAAGCAGCAGATACATTACTTACCATGACTGGAATAAGCGCTTCGTTTGTTATTTCAGAGCGTGCTGATGGTAAAATAGGAATAAGCGCCAGATCGCTTGGAGAAGTAAATGTACAGGTTATCATGGAAAAAATGAACGGTGGAGGGCATTTAACAAATGCAGCAACCCAAATAGAGGATACGACCATCGATGATTCAGAAGCATTCCTAATCGATATTTTGAACGAGTATTATGAAGGGAGAGAGTCAGAATGAAAGTAATTTTTCTTAAAGATGTAAAAGGCAAGGCAAAAAAAGGTGAGGTTAAAAACGTACCTGATGGATATGCCCGAAATTATCTGTTAAAAAATAATTTGGCAGAGGAAGCAACCTCTGGAAATATGAAGGCGCTAGAGGCCAAAAAACGTAAAAATGCTCAATTGGAACAACAGGAAAAAGAAGAAGCAATGAACCTGAAGGATACATTGGCAGAACTAACCATTGAAATTAAGGCGAAATCGGGAGATAATGGACGTCTATTCGGTTCTATTACAAGTAAGCAAATTGCCGAAGCATTACAAAAACAATATGGACATAAATTAGATAAACGGAAAATTGAGCTTGACCAGCCAATCCGTTCATTAGGATATACAACAGTTCCTGTGAAGCTTCATCCAGAAGTTTCTGGTTCCGTTAAGGTTCACGTAAGCGAGCAATAATGCATTGCGAGTTGGATATTGGTAATAAAGGAAATCGGCGAATGAGCCGATTTCTTCTGTATGGGGATAAAAAGAGCTTGATTTTACTTCTAAGAACAGGGGGGAAGCATCCGAATGAATCAGACGTTACAAGACAGAACACCACCACACAATATAGAAGCAGAGCAATCGGTAATTGGTGCTGTTTTTCTGGAGCCTGAAGCATTTTCGACTGCTTCTGAATTATTACTTCCAGAGGATTTTTATCGGGCTAGTCATCAGCGGATTTTCCAGGCGATGATGGATCTTTCAGAAAGAGGCGAACCAATCGATGTCGTTACGGTTACTACCTATTTAAATGATAAGAAACAGCTGGAAGAAGCAGGCGGTGTAACGTATTTAACGCAGGTGGCTGAAAGTGTGCCGACTGCTGCGAATATCGAGTATTATAGCAAAATTGTTGAGGAAAAGTCGATACTGAGACGATTAATCCGTACAGCGACAGATATTGTTACGTCTACTTTTGAACATGAAGATGAAGTAGAAGGTGTCTTAAACGACGCAGAGAAAAATATTCTAGAGGTATCTGGAAGAAAAAATTCTGGCGCGTTTAAAAATATTAAAGATGTTCTTATCGATGTTTATGATAATATTGAACAGCTCCACCAGCAAACTGGAGACGTTACGGGGGTTCCAACAGGCTTCCATGATTTAGATAAGATTACCTCTGGCTTTCAGCCGAATGATTTGATTATCATTGCAGCACGTCCATCTGTTGGTAAGACGGCTTTTGCATTGAATGTTGCACAAAACGTCGCTGTGAAAACAGATCAGAATGTAGCGATATTCAGTCTTGAGATGGGTGCCGATCAGCTTGTTCAACGTATGCTTTGTGCGGAAGGTAATATTGATGCGCAGCGTTTACGTAATGGACAGCTGCAAGCTGATGACTGGGGTAAACTAACAATGGCCATGGGATCATTATCGAATGCTGGTATTTTTATCGATGATTCCCCAGGAGTTCGTGTAAGTGAAATTCGTTCGAAATGCAGACGCCTGAAGCAAGAACATGGACTTGGAATGATTTTAATCGATTATCTTCAATTGATTCAAGGAAGCGGAAGCTCCAAGGAAAACCGTCAGCAGGAAGTATCGGAAATTTCCCGTGCATTAAAAGCATTGGCTCGTGAGCTGAAGGTGCCATTAATCGCGTTATCACAGCTATCCCGTGGTGTTGAATCACGTCAGGATAAACGTCCAATGATGTCGGATATTCGTGAATCGGGAAGTATTGAGCAGGATGCAGATATTGTCGGATTTCTTTATCGTGATGATTATTATGATAAAGAAACTGAAAACCAAAATATTATCGAAATCATTATCGCTAAGCAGCGTAACGGTCCAACCGGGACAGTCGAGCTGGCGTTTGTGAAAGAATATAATAAATTCGTAGACTTGGACCATCGCTATCAGGAGGGAGATATCCCACCAGCAATGATGCAAGCATAGCGTAGTGAAACAGCCTTTATTGGAGAGGCTGTTTTTTTTGTGCCTGGATTTTGTCCAAAAACGAAAAAGTGATATTCATGATAAAAGTGCTGATAACCTCAAATAAAATGTTGAAGTCTGCAATTGGCAGCAAACCAAAACTTCTTCAAAATTAGTTGGCACCATTAGTGCGAATGGGGTATAGTTCGCCGGCAAATGCGAATGTTGCTCTCCCTGTCTCCTCAGAAACGACGAGGATTAAAGCATCGGTTAACTCGGAAAGTCCAAGTGCTGCCCGATGTCTTGTTCCTAGCTTTTTTTCAACTACCATCTGCTTGGAAACTGGAAGGACATTAGCAGCTGAAACAATTGTTGAACCACAGACCAAAACAGCACCATCATGCAGTGGGCTTCCAGTATAAAAAATTGATTCTAATAAGGGAAAGGACAAGTCAGCATTAACAGGAACTCCTGAATGTATATACGAATCCAGAGTGTCATTTCGCTGAATGACAATAAGGGCACCGTGATTTCGGTCCGAAAGATGCTGAATTGCCTTTGAAAGTACGCCGAATTGATTCGTAAAGGGTGCTAAATAAGAATTTAAATAATGGGAAGCCGTGCTGACTTGAATATCATGAAATAGATGATGAATTTCTTCAAATTCATTAAGCAAGCTGGAATTTGGATTATCTATGGCATGCATTAAACGATCAATTCGATGCGATAAATCTTCTAAGTCACTTTTTAATTGATGGATTAATGAAAATGATAAACCTGGTTTAATTAAACCCATTATTTTACCTCCGTTCGCTTTTGTTCTATATATTTTTCACGAATAGTCCTCTTTTATGCGTAAAATCAATGTTATCAATGTAAAGTTTCCATCAGAGAAATCGCCATACAAGCTTTTTGGGGAGTTTTCCTTATAAAGTCTGTTTTTAAACATGGTGTTGCCGGGAAACCTAGCATCAATCTAGGTTCTATATCCCAGAGCATTTTCATTTACTTCTGCGATCTATCATTGGAAAAGATTCCATCGAACTATAAACTGTGAAACATTTGTGTCAAAATAATAAGAAAACAATTGACATTGATAATGATTTTCATTATCATGTAAAGTACATTAGTGATAATGAAAATCATTATCAATTATAATCGGATTATAGATAAAGGGGATAAATATGAAGAACATCTATATATTGGTATGTCTGTTTGTGGTAGCTATCCTAGCAGGTTGTACGGATTCATCTGCGAATGGTGAAACAAATAATAATGGGGGAAATAATTATTCCATTACTGACTTTGCGGGGCAGGAGGTTACCTTTGAACAGGTTCCTGGGCGGATTGCAGCACTCAGTAGTGGGGAGATGGATATTATTTATGCATTAGGTGGTGAGCTGGTAGGACGACCGAGTACAGATGTTGGTGTACCAGAAAGCGCAGTGGATGTTGAACAAGTTGGTAATACACATGGAATTGATTTAGAAAAGATAGCGTCCGTTCAACCTGATGTTGTCTTAGGAAATGTCCAAATGAATAGCAAAGACACAGCATCCATTCACAGTTTACATGCACAAATGGTATTAACCGAAGCAAATTCAATTGAGGATATTCAAGAGCAAATTAGGTTATTTGGTGAGATGCTGCAAAAACAAGATAAAGCAGAAGTCATAAATGCAGAAATCAATGAAAAAATCGAAGCGTTACATAAAGAAGATACCGATCCAGTTCGTGTATTACTCGTCTATGGTGCACCTGGAACCTTTATGACCGCTCTTCCAAATTCATTAAGCGGCAATATACTGGAGGCTGTCGGCGGCGAAAATATCGCTAGTGATTTTGAAAGCTTAGAAGCATATCCCCAATATGCCCAATTAAATACAGAACGAATTATCGAAGCAAACCCACAGTATATTTTATTGATGAGTCATGGTGATCCAGAAGCAGTCGAATCAGGATTTATAGAGGAAATGGAGAAGAATCCTGCATGGAATAACCTGGATGCAGTAAAAGCTGGAAATATTGAAGTGCTGCCAGCTGATTTATTTGGTACGAACCCTGGCACAAGAGTAATGGAGGCAATGGAATTATTAGAAGAATTATTAGCCACGGTGTCAAATGAATCATGAACATTGAACAACGTACCGTAAGAAGAAAGTGGGGAATTACACTTTTTCCGGTTTTAGTAATCACTGTGTCGGTGTTTGGCTTAATCTATGGTTCCGTACCGATTACACTCGTAGATATTTGGAATGTACTTACGGGAAGCGGCGAATCGATACATGAGACCATTATTTTACAATTGCGTTTACCACGCGTGTTAATTGGTTTGCTCGTTGGTGCATGTCTCGGCGTTTCGGGGGCAATTTTGCAAGGCGTGATGAAGAATCCGCTTGCAGATCCCGGGATAATTGGCGTAACAGCTGGCGGTGGTGTTGCAGCGACAATAACAATGCTTGTGTTACCGCAATTTGGCTACCTGCTCCCCATCACTGCCTTTATTGGCGCCTTAGTAACAGCAATCCTTATTTATTTACTCGCATGGGATCGTGGTGCATCCGCCTTTAAAATTATTTTGGCAGGTGTAGCAATAAATGCTTTGTTAGGCGCAGTACAAAGCGGATTAATGGTCATTTTTAGTGATCGTGTCCAATCGGTACTACCTTGGCTTGCTGGAGGATTAAATGGACGTAGCTGGTATCATTTAAGCTTTATGGCACCATACGCTATCGTTGGATTACTGTTATCCCTACTGGCAATTAAGCCAGCAAACCTTCTTCTATTAGGTGATGACTCAGCCAAATTGCTGGGTGAAAGAGTAGAATGGCAACGATTTTTACTTATCGTACTAGCGGCACTATTAGCGGGAACAGCAGTAAGTGTGGCAGGACTGATTGGCTTTGTAGGGCTTGTCGTCCCCCATATTATTCGGCTTATCTTCGGCGAGGATTATCGATTCTTACTGCCACTTTCGGCGTTGGGAGGAGCAGTACTTGTTGTCTTTGCAGATACGCTAGCTCGTACCCTGTTTGATCCAATTGAACTCCCGGTTGGGATTTTACTAGCATGTTTAGGAGCTCCTTTCTTCCTATATTTATTAAAAAAGCGGGGAATGATGGTATGAATCAAGTGATTACGACGAAGGATCTTTCACTCCAAGTTGGCTATTTTACACTGAAAGATATTACGGTACAAATTCCAAAAGGGAAAATTACATCGATTGTTGGCTCTAATGGTTCTGGCAAATCAACACTATTAAAACTAATTGCTAGACTCCTTGAGCAAGATAGTGGCCATGTGATTGTAAACAATAAACGTTCCAAGCAATATAAGGCAAAGGAATTTGCTAAGGTCTTGGCAATGATGCCACAGTCGAAGCAGTCGCTGCCAAATTTAACCGTAGAGGAGTTAATTGCGTTTGGGCGTTATCCATATAAAAAACGCTTTGAAACAAGAACTTCAGAAGAAGACAGAAATGTTATTCAATGGGCAATGGAAGTAACCAATACGAAAAAATATCAGGATCGGATGTTTTTAAGCCTGTCAGGAGGTGAACAGCAAAAAGTTCGAATTGCAATGGCGCTTGCTCAACAGACAAATATACTCTTATTAGATGAGCCAACCACATACCTTGATATTGCCCATCAATTTGAGGTGATGGATTTACTGCAGGAGATTAACCAACGGTATGGCATTGCCATCATCATGGTGAATCATGAATTGCAACAGGCTGCTACGTATTCCG
This region of Oceanobacillus sp. FSL K6-2867 genomic DNA includes:
- a CDS encoding ABC transporter ATP-binding protein; the protein is MNQVITTKDLSLQVGYFTLKDITVQIPKGKITSIVGSNGSGKSTLLKLIARLLEQDSGHVIVNNKRSKQYKAKEFAKVLAMMPQSKQSLPNLTVEELIAFGRYPYKKRFETRTSEEDRNVIQWAMEVTNTKKYQDRMFLSLSGGEQQKVRIAMALAQQTNILLLDEPTTYLDIAHQFEVMDLLQEINQRYGIAIIMVNHELQQAATYSDYLIAMKQGEIVAEGTPENLLTSTFLEKVYNIFATVNYIDGYPIIVPNRRKRESDEKLKAVF
- a CDS encoding iron ABC transporter permease, with amino-acid sequence MNIEQRTVRRKWGITLFPVLVITVSVFGLIYGSVPITLVDIWNVLTGSGESIHETIILQLRLPRVLIGLLVGACLGVSGAILQGVMKNPLADPGIIGVTAGGGVAATITMLVLPQFGYLLPITAFIGALVTAILIYLLAWDRGASAFKIILAGVAINALLGAVQSGLMVIFSDRVQSVLPWLAGGLNGRSWYHLSFMAPYAIVGLLLSLLAIKPANLLLLGDDSAKLLGERVEWQRFLLIVLAALLAGTAVSVAGLIGFVGLVVPHIIRLIFGEDYRFLLPLSALGGAVLVVFADTLARTLFDPIELPVGILLACLGAPFFLYLLKKRGMMV